A stretch of the Siniperca chuatsi isolate FFG_IHB_CAS linkage group LG24, ASM2008510v1, whole genome shotgun sequence genome encodes the following:
- the LOC122872053 gene encoding ETS translocation variant 5-like isoform X3, translating to MDGFYDQQVPFVVPENKCHIEVAERCLSDRKRKFMDTELAQDTEELFQDLIQLQEIWIAEAQVPDDEQFVPDFQSNNLMFHGPASKVKREPSSSKDLSPCRTPNADMCLYSYSACDNKPTGLKALTPVPTPVECGSTHPAGPPPLQRQLQPPAPQLTNNCPLSHIPSLSPSHRHNLPQANQSQQFALPCPPISCPSASFNTEQRFQRQLSEPCLSFLPSEKSVNTPYQPSSRDGRPLYQRHLSEPLVPHVPRGFKQELVDPRYAEPVPSGPGLARPQTTFNHVTIKQEPRDFGFDSEVQTCQSSSFGKSSVLYQNNNVGFGHDREPHLYNDDTCVVPERLEAGKVKQEGLPYQRRGSLQLWQFLLTLLDNPANGHLIVWTGRNMEFKLIDPEEVARLWGLQKNRPAMNYDKLSRSLRYYYEKGIMQKVAGERYVYKFVCNPDALFSMAFPDNQRPSLKADPDATQHPSEEDGLPLPSYEEEGPYLAEGGEQCIQGLAFPDSYPY from the exons ATGGACGGCTTTTATGACCAGCAGGTCCCTTTTGTGGTCCCTGAGAAT AAATGTCACATAGAGGTAGCAGAGAGATGTCTCAGCGACCGGAAGAGGAAGTTCATGGACACAGAGCTGGCTCAGGACACAGAAG AGCTCTTTCAAGATCTGATCCAGCTCCAGGAAATATGGATCGCGGAAG CTCAGGTTCCTGATGACGAGCAGTTTGTCCCAGATTTCCAGTCCAATAACT tgatgTTTCATGGACCTGCGAGCAAAGTGAAGCGAGAGCCCAGTTCATCTAAAGACTTGTCTCCCTGCAGAACACCTAACGCTGACATGTGCCTTTATAGTTACAG TGCCTGTGACAACAAGCCAACTGGGCTCAAAGCTCTGACTCCAGTCCCCACACCAGTAGAGTGTGGCTCCACCCATCCTGCTGGACCTCCACCCTTACAGAGGCAGTTACAACCTCCTGCCCCCCAGCTGACCAATAACTGCCCCCTGAGCCATATTCCTTCCCTGAGCCCCTCCCACCGCCACAACCTCCCACAGGCCAACCAAAGCCAGCAGTTTGCTCTGCCGTGTCCTCCCATCAGCTGCCCCAGTGCATCTttcaacacagaacaaag GTTTCAGCGGCAGCTGTCAGAGCCGTGCTTGTCTTTCCTCCCTTCCGAGAAAAGCGTGAACACGCCGTACCAACCCTCGAGCCGTGATGGGCGACCGCTGTACCAGCGTCACCTTTCAGAGCCCCTGGTTCCCCATGTCCCACGAGGTTTCAAACAGGAGCTGGTGGATCCCCGATACGCAGAGCCAGTGCCATCTGGTCCAGGTCTGGCCCGGCCCCAGACCACCTTCAACCATGTCACGATCAAACAAGAGCCAAGAGACTTTGGCTTTGACTCAG AGGTTCAAACCTGCCAGTCGTCATCATTTGGGAAGTCTTCAGTCTTGTACCAGAATAACAATGTCG GGTTTGGTCATGACAGAGAGCCACATTTGTACAATGACGACACTTGTGTTGTGCCAGAAAGACTGGAAG CAGGTAAAGTGAAGCAGGAGGGTTTGCCGTACCAGCGCCGCggctctctgcagctctggcaGTTCCTGCTCACGCTACTGGACAACCCAGCCAACGGACACCTGATTGTCTGGACGGGACGCAACATGGAGTTTAAACTAATCGATCCTGAAGAG GTGGCTCGGCTCTGGGGGCTACAGAAGAATCGACCGGCCATGAACTACGACAAGCTGAGCCGCTCACTGAGATACTACTACGAGAAGGGCATCATGCAGAAG GTGGCTGGGGAAAGGTATGTCTACAAGTTTGTATGCAACCCCGATGCGCTTTTCTCCATGGCTTTCCCAGACAACCAGAGGCCAAGTCTCAAGGCTGACCCAGATGCTACCCAGCATCCCAGCGAGGAGGACGGCCTTCCCCTACCCAGCTACGAGGAGGAGGGCCCGTACCTTGCTGAAGGAGGGGAGCAGTGCATCCAGGGACTGGCTTTCCCCGACAGCTACCCATACTAG
- the LOC122872064 gene encoding gamma-crystallin M2-like: MERTGKIFFYEDKNFQGHYYECSSDCPELSSHLSRCNSIRVETGAWVIYERPQYMGYQYVLMRGEYPNYQSWNGFNDTIHSCRLIRYPSSKHRIRIYERPDFSGQMIEFSEDLPNLLDRWRYRDVHSAHVQDGIWVFYEHPNYSGRQYLLEKGEYRRHVEWGALHPSVGSIRRVVDF, translated from the exons ATGGAGCGAACAGGAAAG ATCTTTTTCTATGAGGACAAGAACTTCCAGGGTCATTACTACGAATGCAGCAGTGACTGTCCTGAGCTCAGCTCCCACCTCAGCCGCTGTAACTCCATCCGGGTGGAGACCGGGGCCTGGGTCATTTATGAGAGACCTCAATACATGGGCTACCAGTACGTCCTCATGAGAGGGGAGTACCCCAACTACCAGAGCTGGAACGGCTTCAATGACACCATCCACTCCTGTCGCCTCATCAGATAT CCTTCCAGTAAGCACAGGATCCGAATCTACGAACGTCCAGACTTCAGTGGCCAGATGATTGAATTCAGCGAGGATCTGCCCAACCTGCTGGACCGCTGGCGCTACCGTGACGTTCATTCAGCTCACGTGCAGGACGGCATTTGGGTCTTCTATGAGCATCCAAACTACAGTGGACGCCAGTACCTGCTGGAGAAGGGCGAATACAGACGGCACGTAGAGTGGGGGGCCCTCCATCCATCTGTAGGCTCCATTAGACGTGTTGTGGACTTTTAG
- the LOC122872053 gene encoding ETS translocation variant 5-like isoform X2, translating to MDGFYDQQVPFVVPENKCHIEVAERCLSDRKRKFMDTELAQDTEELFQDLIQLQEIWIAEAQVPDDEQFVPDFQSNNLMFHGPASKVKREPSSSKDLSPCRTPNADMCLYSYSACDNKPTGLKALTPVPTPVECGSTHPAGPPPLQRQLQPPAPQLTNNCPLSHIPSLSPSHRHNLPQANQSQQFALPCPPISCPSASFNTEQRFQRQLSEPCLSFLPSEKSVNTPYQPSSRDGRPLYQRHLSEPLVPHVPRGFKQELVDPRYAEPVPSGPGLARPQTTFNHVTIKQEPRDFGFDSEVQTCQSSSFGKSSVLYQNNNVGFGHDREPHLYNDDTCVVPERLEGKVKQEGLPYQRRGSLQLWQFLLTLLDNPANGHLIVWTGRNMEFKLIDPEEVARLWGLQKNRPAMNYDKLSRSLRYYYEKGIMQKVKVAGERYVYKFVCNPDALFSMAFPDNQRPSLKADPDATQHPSEEDGLPLPSYEEEGPYLAEGGEQCIQGLAFPDSYPY from the exons ATGGACGGCTTTTATGACCAGCAGGTCCCTTTTGTGGTCCCTGAGAAT AAATGTCACATAGAGGTAGCAGAGAGATGTCTCAGCGACCGGAAGAGGAAGTTCATGGACACAGAGCTGGCTCAGGACACAGAAG AGCTCTTTCAAGATCTGATCCAGCTCCAGGAAATATGGATCGCGGAAG CTCAGGTTCCTGATGACGAGCAGTTTGTCCCAGATTTCCAGTCCAATAACT tgatgTTTCATGGACCTGCGAGCAAAGTGAAGCGAGAGCCCAGTTCATCTAAAGACTTGTCTCCCTGCAGAACACCTAACGCTGACATGTGCCTTTATAGTTACAG TGCCTGTGACAACAAGCCAACTGGGCTCAAAGCTCTGACTCCAGTCCCCACACCAGTAGAGTGTGGCTCCACCCATCCTGCTGGACCTCCACCCTTACAGAGGCAGTTACAACCTCCTGCCCCCCAGCTGACCAATAACTGCCCCCTGAGCCATATTCCTTCCCTGAGCCCCTCCCACCGCCACAACCTCCCACAGGCCAACCAAAGCCAGCAGTTTGCTCTGCCGTGTCCTCCCATCAGCTGCCCCAGTGCATCTttcaacacagaacaaag GTTTCAGCGGCAGCTGTCAGAGCCGTGCTTGTCTTTCCTCCCTTCCGAGAAAAGCGTGAACACGCCGTACCAACCCTCGAGCCGTGATGGGCGACCGCTGTACCAGCGTCACCTTTCAGAGCCCCTGGTTCCCCATGTCCCACGAGGTTTCAAACAGGAGCTGGTGGATCCCCGATACGCAGAGCCAGTGCCATCTGGTCCAGGTCTGGCCCGGCCCCAGACCACCTTCAACCATGTCACGATCAAACAAGAGCCAAGAGACTTTGGCTTTGACTCAG AGGTTCAAACCTGCCAGTCGTCATCATTTGGGAAGTCTTCAGTCTTGTACCAGAATAACAATGTCG GGTTTGGTCATGACAGAGAGCCACATTTGTACAATGACGACACTTGTGTTGTGCCAGAAAGACTGGAAG GTAAAGTGAAGCAGGAGGGTTTGCCGTACCAGCGCCGCggctctctgcagctctggcaGTTCCTGCTCACGCTACTGGACAACCCAGCCAACGGACACCTGATTGTCTGGACGGGACGCAACATGGAGTTTAAACTAATCGATCCTGAAGAG GTGGCTCGGCTCTGGGGGCTACAGAAGAATCGACCGGCCATGAACTACGACAAGCTGAGCCGCTCACTGAGATACTACTACGAGAAGGGCATCATGCAGAAGGTAAAG GTGGCTGGGGAAAGGTATGTCTACAAGTTTGTATGCAACCCCGATGCGCTTTTCTCCATGGCTTTCCCAGACAACCAGAGGCCAAGTCTCAAGGCTGACCCAGATGCTACCCAGCATCCCAGCGAGGAGGACGGCCTTCCCCTACCCAGCTACGAGGAGGAGGGCCCGTACCTTGCTGAAGGAGGGGAGCAGTGCATCCAGGGACTGGCTTTCCCCGACAGCTACCCATACTAG
- the LOC122872067 gene encoding gamma-crystallin S-like, producing MFLYNTSNLLILTLEKIIFYDDRNVQGRFHECDNDSSDWYTCFRRCSSSRVEGGFWVIYESPSYRGYQYVLAGHRRHHQVLSHWLQHILIPKRQNRLIVNDKTTYTAAGKYQRQAYR from the exons atgtttttatataacaCATCAAACTTACTGATATTAACTTTGGAGAAG ATCATCTTCTACGATGACAGAAACGTCCAGGGTCGATTCCACGAGTGCGACAATGACTCCAGCGACTGGTACACGTGCTTCCGCCGCTGCAGCTCCAGCAGAGTGGAGGGGGGATTCTGGGTAATCTACGAGAGCCCAAGTTACCGGGGCTACCAGTATGTGCTGGCTGGGCATCGACGACACCATCAGGTCCTGTCGCATTGGCtgcaacacatcctcataccgaaacgacagaataggttgATTGTGAATGACAAAACGACATATACGGCCGCTGGAAAGTACCAGCGACAGGCGTACCGCTGA
- the LOC122872053 gene encoding ETS translocation variant 5-like isoform X1, which yields MDGFYDQQVPFVVPENKCHIEVAERCLSDRKRKFMDTELAQDTEELFQDLIQLQEIWIAEAQVPDDEQFVPDFQSNNLMFHGPASKVKREPSSSKDLSPCRTPNADMCLYSYSACDNKPTGLKALTPVPTPVECGSTHPAGPPPLQRQLQPPAPQLTNNCPLSHIPSLSPSHRHNLPQANQSQQFALPCPPISCPSASFNTEQRFQRQLSEPCLSFLPSEKSVNTPYQPSSRDGRPLYQRHLSEPLVPHVPRGFKQELVDPRYAEPVPSGPGLARPQTTFNHVTIKQEPRDFGFDSEVQTCQSSSFGKSSVLYQNNNVGFGHDREPHLYNDDTCVVPERLEAGKVKQEGLPYQRRGSLQLWQFLLTLLDNPANGHLIVWTGRNMEFKLIDPEEVARLWGLQKNRPAMNYDKLSRSLRYYYEKGIMQKVKVAGERYVYKFVCNPDALFSMAFPDNQRPSLKADPDATQHPSEEDGLPLPSYEEEGPYLAEGGEQCIQGLAFPDSYPY from the exons ATGGACGGCTTTTATGACCAGCAGGTCCCTTTTGTGGTCCCTGAGAAT AAATGTCACATAGAGGTAGCAGAGAGATGTCTCAGCGACCGGAAGAGGAAGTTCATGGACACAGAGCTGGCTCAGGACACAGAAG AGCTCTTTCAAGATCTGATCCAGCTCCAGGAAATATGGATCGCGGAAG CTCAGGTTCCTGATGACGAGCAGTTTGTCCCAGATTTCCAGTCCAATAACT tgatgTTTCATGGACCTGCGAGCAAAGTGAAGCGAGAGCCCAGTTCATCTAAAGACTTGTCTCCCTGCAGAACACCTAACGCTGACATGTGCCTTTATAGTTACAG TGCCTGTGACAACAAGCCAACTGGGCTCAAAGCTCTGACTCCAGTCCCCACACCAGTAGAGTGTGGCTCCACCCATCCTGCTGGACCTCCACCCTTACAGAGGCAGTTACAACCTCCTGCCCCCCAGCTGACCAATAACTGCCCCCTGAGCCATATTCCTTCCCTGAGCCCCTCCCACCGCCACAACCTCCCACAGGCCAACCAAAGCCAGCAGTTTGCTCTGCCGTGTCCTCCCATCAGCTGCCCCAGTGCATCTttcaacacagaacaaag GTTTCAGCGGCAGCTGTCAGAGCCGTGCTTGTCTTTCCTCCCTTCCGAGAAAAGCGTGAACACGCCGTACCAACCCTCGAGCCGTGATGGGCGACCGCTGTACCAGCGTCACCTTTCAGAGCCCCTGGTTCCCCATGTCCCACGAGGTTTCAAACAGGAGCTGGTGGATCCCCGATACGCAGAGCCAGTGCCATCTGGTCCAGGTCTGGCCCGGCCCCAGACCACCTTCAACCATGTCACGATCAAACAAGAGCCAAGAGACTTTGGCTTTGACTCAG AGGTTCAAACCTGCCAGTCGTCATCATTTGGGAAGTCTTCAGTCTTGTACCAGAATAACAATGTCG GGTTTGGTCATGACAGAGAGCCACATTTGTACAATGACGACACTTGTGTTGTGCCAGAAAGACTGGAAG CAGGTAAAGTGAAGCAGGAGGGTTTGCCGTACCAGCGCCGCggctctctgcagctctggcaGTTCCTGCTCACGCTACTGGACAACCCAGCCAACGGACACCTGATTGTCTGGACGGGACGCAACATGGAGTTTAAACTAATCGATCCTGAAGAG GTGGCTCGGCTCTGGGGGCTACAGAAGAATCGACCGGCCATGAACTACGACAAGCTGAGCCGCTCACTGAGATACTACTACGAGAAGGGCATCATGCAGAAGGTAAAG GTGGCTGGGGAAAGGTATGTCTACAAGTTTGTATGCAACCCCGATGCGCTTTTCTCCATGGCTTTCCCAGACAACCAGAGGCCAAGTCTCAAGGCTGACCCAGATGCTACCCAGCATCCCAGCGAGGAGGACGGCCTTCCCCTACCCAGCTACGAGGAGGAGGGCCCGTACCTTGCTGAAGGAGGGGAGCAGTGCATCCAGGGACTGGCTTTCCCCGACAGCTACCCATACTAG
- the LOC122872053 gene encoding ETS translocation variant 5-like isoform X4: MDGFYDQQVPFVVPENKCHIEVAERCLSDRKRKFMDTELAQDTEELFQDLIQLQEIWIAEAQVPDDEQFVPDFQSNNLMFHGPASKVKREPSSSKDLSPCRTPNADMCLYSYSACDNKPTGLKALTPVPTPVECGSTHPAGPPPLQRQLQPPAPQLTNNCPLSHIPSLSPSHRHNLPQANQSQQFALPCPPISCPSASFNTEQRFQRQLSEPCLSFLPSEKSVNTPYQPSSRDGRPLYQRHLSEPLVPHVPRGFKQELVDPRYAEPVPSGPGLARPQTTFNHVTIKQEPRDFGFDSEVQTCQSSSFGKSSVLYQNNNVGFGHDREPHLYNDDTCVVPERLEGKVKQEGLPYQRRGSLQLWQFLLTLLDNPANGHLIVWTGRNMEFKLIDPEEVARLWGLQKNRPAMNYDKLSRSLRYYYEKGIMQKVAGERYVYKFVCNPDALFSMAFPDNQRPSLKADPDATQHPSEEDGLPLPSYEEEGPYLAEGGEQCIQGLAFPDSYPY, encoded by the exons ATGGACGGCTTTTATGACCAGCAGGTCCCTTTTGTGGTCCCTGAGAAT AAATGTCACATAGAGGTAGCAGAGAGATGTCTCAGCGACCGGAAGAGGAAGTTCATGGACACAGAGCTGGCTCAGGACACAGAAG AGCTCTTTCAAGATCTGATCCAGCTCCAGGAAATATGGATCGCGGAAG CTCAGGTTCCTGATGACGAGCAGTTTGTCCCAGATTTCCAGTCCAATAACT tgatgTTTCATGGACCTGCGAGCAAAGTGAAGCGAGAGCCCAGTTCATCTAAAGACTTGTCTCCCTGCAGAACACCTAACGCTGACATGTGCCTTTATAGTTACAG TGCCTGTGACAACAAGCCAACTGGGCTCAAAGCTCTGACTCCAGTCCCCACACCAGTAGAGTGTGGCTCCACCCATCCTGCTGGACCTCCACCCTTACAGAGGCAGTTACAACCTCCTGCCCCCCAGCTGACCAATAACTGCCCCCTGAGCCATATTCCTTCCCTGAGCCCCTCCCACCGCCACAACCTCCCACAGGCCAACCAAAGCCAGCAGTTTGCTCTGCCGTGTCCTCCCATCAGCTGCCCCAGTGCATCTttcaacacagaacaaag GTTTCAGCGGCAGCTGTCAGAGCCGTGCTTGTCTTTCCTCCCTTCCGAGAAAAGCGTGAACACGCCGTACCAACCCTCGAGCCGTGATGGGCGACCGCTGTACCAGCGTCACCTTTCAGAGCCCCTGGTTCCCCATGTCCCACGAGGTTTCAAACAGGAGCTGGTGGATCCCCGATACGCAGAGCCAGTGCCATCTGGTCCAGGTCTGGCCCGGCCCCAGACCACCTTCAACCATGTCACGATCAAACAAGAGCCAAGAGACTTTGGCTTTGACTCAG AGGTTCAAACCTGCCAGTCGTCATCATTTGGGAAGTCTTCAGTCTTGTACCAGAATAACAATGTCG GGTTTGGTCATGACAGAGAGCCACATTTGTACAATGACGACACTTGTGTTGTGCCAGAAAGACTGGAAG GTAAAGTGAAGCAGGAGGGTTTGCCGTACCAGCGCCGCggctctctgcagctctggcaGTTCCTGCTCACGCTACTGGACAACCCAGCCAACGGACACCTGATTGTCTGGACGGGACGCAACATGGAGTTTAAACTAATCGATCCTGAAGAG GTGGCTCGGCTCTGGGGGCTACAGAAGAATCGACCGGCCATGAACTACGACAAGCTGAGCCGCTCACTGAGATACTACTACGAGAAGGGCATCATGCAGAAG GTGGCTGGGGAAAGGTATGTCTACAAGTTTGTATGCAACCCCGATGCGCTTTTCTCCATGGCTTTCCCAGACAACCAGAGGCCAAGTCTCAAGGCTGACCCAGATGCTACCCAGCATCCCAGCGAGGAGGACGGCCTTCCCCTACCCAGCTACGAGGAGGAGGGCCCGTACCTTGCTGAAGGAGGGGAGCAGTGCATCCAGGGACTGGCTTTCCCCGACAGCTACCCATACTAG
- the LOC122872445 gene encoding gamma-crystallin M2-like → MGKLKFFLLPLPQITFFEEKKFQGRCYNCSSDCADLHTYFSRCNSIRVESGVWVIYERPNYKGFQYILSPGEYADNQQWMAFSDNVKSCRVIKNAYGSVWKLRLYERPDFGGQMVECSDDCPSVYETYKLREAYSCVVTDGAWVFYDLPNYKGHQYLLEQGEYRQHSDWGAASPGVGSFRRITEF, encoded by the exons ATGGGGAAG TTGaagtttttcctcttacctttGCCACAGATCACATTTTTTGAGGAGAAGAAATTCCAGGGCCGCTGCTACAACTGTAGCAGCGACTGTGCTGACCTGCACACATACTTCAGCCGCTGCAACTCCATCAGGGTGGAGAGCGGTGTGTGGGTGATCTATGAGAGACCCAACTACAAGGGTTTCCAGTACATCCTCAGCCCTGGGGAGTACGCCGACAACCAGCAGTGGATGGCCTTCAGCGACAATGTCAAATCCTGCCGCGTCATAAAGAAT GCTTATGGCAGTGTGTGGAAGCTGAGGCTGTACGAGAGACCAGACTTTGGAGGGCAGATGGTGGAGTGCTCTGATGACTGTCCTTCAGTTTATGAAACCTACAAGCTGCGTGAGGCTTACTCCTGTGTGGTGACCGATGGTGCCTGGGTGTTCTACGACCTCCCCAACTACAAGGGGCACCAGTACCTCCTTGAGCAAGGCGAGTACCGGCAGCACAGCGACTGGGGGGCGGCCTCGCCTGGTGTCGGATCCTTCCGCAGGATCACAGAGTTTTAA